One Leucoraja erinacea ecotype New England chromosome 5, Leri_hhj_1, whole genome shotgun sequence DNA segment encodes these proteins:
- the LOC129697367 gene encoding glycoprotein endo-alpha-1,2-mannosidase-like — MARFRRKMWITLLLFLLFVFGVMMGLKTLRPEGVGFVDGVGLELLPHLRYRADPSNRKSNIPSAEKPAESGTLPRNSKIEGLHSVTRVPTSDENLDHFPAVNYDLHAFYYSWYGNQQFDGKYIHWNHPLVPHWDPKIASSYPKGRHNPPEDISSNFYPELGAYSSRDPAVLNAHMKQFRAAAIGVVALSWYPPGLFDENGETTDGLVPAILEAAHKYQLKVTFHIEPYEGRENSLYNNLKYIIDKYGSHPAFYRRKTHTGRNLPMFYIYDSYLTSPGSWANLFSKSGSNSVRNTQYDALFIALIVEEKHKNEIIQAGFDGMYTYFATNGFSHGSSHQNWQTIKDFCDGNNLMFIPSVGPGYIDTSIRAWNNHNTRNRVNGKYYDTAFSTALLVRPEIITITSFNEWHEGTQIEKAVPKKSSQIVYLDYLPHKPGIYLELSRKWAEKFRKEKEQWLI, encoded by the exons ATGGCTAGATTTCGGAGAAAAATGTGGATCACATTACTGCTCtttcttttgtttgtttttggtGTCATGATGGGCTTGAAGACGCTGAGACCTGAAGGAGTCGGGTTTGTAGATGGTGTAGGACTTGAATTATTGCCACATCTTCGATATCGAGCTGATCCCAGTAACCGGAAATCAAATATCCCCAGTGCTGAAAAGCCAGCTGAAAGTGGAACTCTTCCTCGTAATTCAAAAATAGAAGGACTACATAGCGTGACACGTGTTCCCACGTCTGATGAAAATCTTGACCATTTTCCTGCAGTGAATTATGATTTACATGCATTTTATTACTCGTGGTATGGAAATCAACAGTTTGATGGGAAATACATACACTGGAATCATCCACTGGTACCCCACTGGGATCCTAAAATAGCAAGCAGTTATCCCAAAGGAAGGCATAATCCTCCTGAAGACATAAGCTCCAATTTCTATCCTGAGTTAGGAGCTTATAGTTCTAGAGATCCAGCAGTCCTCAATGCACACATGAAGCAATTCCGAGCGGCTGCAATAG GTGTGGTGGCCCTGTCCTGGTATCCACCTGGATTGTTTGATGAGAATGGTGAGACCACAGACGGTCTAGTGCCGGCCATACTGGAAGCTGCACATAAATATCAGTTAAAG gtCACCTTCCACATTGAGCCATATGAAGGAAGAGAAAATAGTCTGTACAATAATTTGAAATACATCATTGACAA GTATGGGTCCCACCCAGCATTTTACAGACGCAAAACCCACACTGGAAGAAACCTTCCAATGTTTTACATTTATGATTCGTATTTAACAAGCCCAGGATCTTGGGCCAACCTTTTCTCTAAGTCAGGATCAAATTCTGTTAGAAATACTCAATATGATGCACTATTCATTGCTCTAATTGTTGAAGAGAAACATAAAAATGAAATTATTCAGGCTGGATTTGATGGAATGTATACATACTTTGCAACAAATGGATTTTCCCATGGTTCTTCTCATCAAAACTGGCAAACAATAAAAGATTTCTGTGACGGCAATAACCTTATGTTTATCCCAAGTGTAGGGCCTGGGTATATAGATACCAGCATTAGGGCTTGGAACAATCATAATACAAGGAATCGCGTCAATGGCAAGTACTATGACACTGCTTTCAGCACTGCCCTTCTAGTTCGTCCAGAAATAATCACCATAACTTCTTTTAATGAGTGGCATGAAGGAACTCAGATTGAAAAAGCAGTTCCTAAGAAGTCAAGTCAGATAGTTTATCTGGACTATTTGCCTCATAAACCAGGCATCTACCTAGAGCTATCTCGTAAATGGGCAGAAAAGTTTCGCAAAGAGAAAGAACAGTGGCTGATTTGA